A single region of the Malaclemys terrapin pileata isolate rMalTer1 chromosome 2, rMalTer1.hap1, whole genome shotgun sequence genome encodes:
- the MKX gene encoding homeobox protein Mohawk isoform X2, with translation MNTVVFNKFNSQVLFEENAKERESNSRPYLGVIDSPHHPEVHIPDSPSIKDNLSLRNRRTGARQSGGKVRHKRQALQDMARPLKQWLYKHRDNPYPTKTEKILLALGSQMTLVQVSNWFANARRRLKNTVRQPDLSWALRIKLYNKYVQGNAERLSVSSDDSCSEDGENPPRNHINEGGYNKPVHHTVIKTENSVIKTGVRPETSANEDYVSPPKYKSSLLNRYLNDSLRHVMATNAAMMEKTRQRNHSGSFSSNEFEEELVSPSSSETEGNFVYRTETLENGPNKCES, from the exons ATGAACACCGTAGTCTTTAACAAATTCAACAGCCAagtgctttttgaggaaaacGCCAAAGAAAGGGAAAGTAACAGCCGACCTTACCTGGGGGTCATTGACAGCCCACACCACCCCGAAGTGCACATTCCCGACAGCCCTTCAATTAAAGACAACCTCAGTCTTCGGAACAGGCGGACAGG GGCCCGGCAGAGCGGCGGGAAGGTGCGGCACAAGCGGCAGGCGCTGCAGGACATGGCCCGGCCCCTCAAGCAGTGGCTGTACAAGCACCGCGACAACCCCTACCCCACCAAGACCGAGAAGATCCTGCTGGCCCTCGGCTCCCAGATGACCCTGGTGCAG GTATCAAACTGGTTTGCCAATGCAAGACGTCGCCTAAAGAATACAGTCCGGCAACCAGATCTCAGCTGGGCTTTACGAATAAAGTTGTACAACAAATATGTTCAAGGAAATGCTGAAAGACTTAGTGTAAGCAGTGATGATTCGTGTTCTGAAG ATGGGGAAAATCCTCCAAGAAACCATATCAATGAAGGGGGATATAACAAACCAGTTCACCACACtgtgattaaaactgaaaatTCGGTGATAAAAACAGGAGTGAGACCAGAGACAAGTGCTAATGAGGATTATGTGTCACCTCCCAAATACAAAAGCAGCTTATTGAATCGTTACCTAAATGACTCATTGAGACATGTCATGGCTACTAATGCAGCCATGATGGAAAAAACGAGACAAAGGAATCATTCTGGTTCATTTAGTTCCAACGAATTTGAGGAGGAATTGGTGTCCCCATCATCATCGGAGACAGAAGGCAATTTTGTCTACCGGACAG